In Eriocheir sinensis breed Jianghai 21 chromosome 52, ASM2467909v1, whole genome shotgun sequence, one genomic interval encodes:
- the LOC126982964 gene encoding uncharacterized protein LOC126982964, whose amino-acid sequence MRSRSSMEVVMMVMVMVMVVVMVDRVDGGRREKRFLFINPDAPITLGFILNMPISLALPTLAPKSGRALQEVGLRGAAGGWGDSEAESTRRRLHPRPEELAWDPAYEQPLSRLTAYFTHLELPTLPCQERLLCELSAEPEAFDPIDQIFMKELRMLHGPVETSEDSLIWRYMKASREGFGAPLRECAVIYSTCPLPAERILNMPVLKVWQYIASKLNLQLV is encoded by the exons ATGAGAAGTCGAAGCagcatggaggtggtgatgatggtgatggtgatggtgatggtggtggtgatggtggaccgAGTGGACGGAGGGAGGCGTGAAAAACGTTTCCTCTTTATCAACCCAGACGCTCCCATCACACTAG GTTTCATCCTCAACATGCCCATCTCCCTCGCCCTGCCCACCCTGGCGCCAAAGAGCGGTAGGGCCCTGCAGGAGGTGGGGCTGAGGGGCGCGGCGGGGGGATGGGGCGACTCGGAGGCGGAGAGCACTCGCCGCCGCCTGCACCCCCGCCCGGAGGAGCTGGCGTGGGACCCGGCCTACGAACAGCCCCTCTCGCGCCTCACTGCCTACTTCACACACCTCGAA CTGCCAACTCTGCCCTGCCAAGAGCGCCTATTATGCGAGCTGTCCGCTGAGCCTGAAGCCTTTGACCCTATTGACCAAATCTTCATGAAGGAGCTGAG AATGCTGCACGGACCAGTGGAAACCTCAGAGGACTCCCTCATCTGGCGCTACATGAAGGCTTCAAGGGAAGGCTTTGGCGCACCCCTCAGGGAGTGTGCAGTCATCTACTCGACCTGCCCGCTGCCCGCTGAACGCATCCTTAACATGCCGGTGCTCAAAGTCTGGCAGTACATCGCCTCAAAACTGAACCTCCAGCTTGTATAG